The segment CCCGAATGGATCCTGTTATTCAGCAATACTTAAAAAAAGACTGGATGCTATCAAGACTTTCTTTGGTAGATCGAATCATTTTACGCATGGCGTTGTATGAATTGGTATTTGAATCGGATATCCCGACAGGAGTTACCCTAAATGAAGCTGTGGAGCTGACCAAGATATTCAGCACAGAGGAGTCAGCCAAATTTATCAACGGGGTTTTGGGAAACATCGTAAAGGATTTGGATGAAATCAAAGTCAGACTGACCATGGAAAAAAGGGAAGCATAATGAAAGCCTGCCAGCGTAACATGAGCTTTTCTGGAAAGAAAATCGGATGACAAGGAGAGAAGTCATGGTGGATCGGGGTAAGATCATTGATGGTAAAGCAATAGCTGCCCAACTGAGACAAGAGCTGAAATCCGAAGTGGAATCCTTGCGAGAAAAGGGAACCGTTCCAGGTTTGACCGTGATTTTAGTGGGAAACAATCAGGCATCTGAGACTTATGTGAGGGGAAAAATCAAAGCATGTGCTGAAGTGGGTATCCATTCAGACTTAGTCCGGATGAGTCCGGAGATTACGGAAGATGCTCTGTTGGATAAAATCCGTCAATTAAACGTAGATTCTTCCGTTCACGGTATTTTGGTGCAATTGCCTTTACCGGATCATATTTCCCCGGATCGGATTCTTTCCGAAATCGACCCGGATAAAGACGTGGACGGCTTTCATCCAATTAATGCGGGACGTTTGGTTACGGGATTGGATGCCTTTCTTCCCTGTACGCCACATGGTATCCTGGAACTGTTGAAGCGGACAGGTATAGAGATTGCCGGAAAACACGCGGTAGTGGTGGGACGCAGCAACATTGTGGGAAAACCGATTTCCATACTGTTGCAACGAGAAAATGCCACGGTTACCATGTGCCATTCCAGAACAGTGGATTTAAAATCCCACACCCGTCAAGCTGATATATTGGTGGCTGCTGTGGGAAAACTTCATGTTATCACTGCTGACCATGTCAAACCGGACTCTGTAGTGATTGATGTTGGTATGAACCGGGATGAAAATGGGAAACTGGCAGGTGACGTCGATTTTGAGGGGGTTCGTCCCATCGTTTCCTATATTACCCCGGTTCCTGGAGGGGTGGGACCGATGACGATTGCCATGTTGTTGTATAATACCTGTCAGTCTGCAAAGATGAAATCCAGGTGACAGGGAAGCGGGTGTGTTGGGGATGAGTGTGGAAGAACGGGAAATGATGAACATTACCGATTTGGTACGATATCTCAGTATGGTGATGGATCAAGACGAATTATTATCCAATGTCTGGGTGCAGGGTGAAATCTCCAACTTCAAACACCATTCCCGGGGACATATGTATTTTACACTGAAAGATGAACAAACCCGGATTCGGGCGGTAATGTTTGCGGGAAACAACCGTCGTCTTCGCTTTTATCCCAAAGATGGCGATCATGTGTCCGTTCGGGGAAGAGTGGCGGTTTATCAACGGGATGGACAGGTCCAGCTTTATGTGAGTTACATGCGGCAAAGCGGAGTGGGAGATTTGTTTGCCGCTTATCAGGAGCTGAAAGAAAAGCTGGAGGAAGAAGGGGTTTTTT is part of the Kroppenstedtia pulmonis genome and harbors:
- the nusB gene encoding transcription antitermination factor NusB produces the protein MGRRLMREKTLQTLYQYELNEEARSHLIKGQAETLKKEADEDDQSFFRRLSQGVLQQGTRMDPVIQQYLKKDWMLSRLSLVDRIILRMALYELVFESDIPTGVTLNEAVELTKIFSTEESAKFINGVLGNIVKDLDEIKVRLTMEKREA
- the folD gene encoding bifunctional methylenetetrahydrofolate dehydrogenase/methenyltetrahydrofolate cyclohydrolase FolD — translated: MVDRGKIIDGKAIAAQLRQELKSEVESLREKGTVPGLTVILVGNNQASETYVRGKIKACAEVGIHSDLVRMSPEITEDALLDKIRQLNVDSSVHGILVQLPLPDHISPDRILSEIDPDKDVDGFHPINAGRLVTGLDAFLPCTPHGILELLKRTGIEIAGKHAVVVGRSNIVGKPISILLQRENATVTMCHSRTVDLKSHTRQADILVAAVGKLHVITADHVKPDSVVIDVGMNRDENGKLAGDVDFEGVRPIVSYITPVPGGVGPMTIAMLLYNTCQSAKMKSR